A window of Pseudomonadales bacterium contains these coding sequences:
- a CDS encoding NADH:ubiquinone reductase (Na(+)-transporting) subunit A: MIKIKRGLDLALEGAPKPAQIELAKRVSQVALVGYDYVGMKPTMHVAVGDKVAKGQLLFEDKKTAGVKFTAPAAGTVSAINRGAQRVFESLVIDLEGDEKVSFNSYAAADLANLGKQAVQSQLVESGAWTSLRTRPYSKVPALDVDYDAVFINAMDTNPLAANPLDIINADAESQAAYVAGV, translated from the coding sequence ATGATTAAAATCAAGCGCGGTCTCGACCTAGCGCTTGAGGGTGCGCCAAAGCCTGCTCAGATTGAGCTGGCTAAGCGCGTTTCTCAAGTCGCTTTGGTAGGTTATGACTATGTTGGTATGAAGCCAACCATGCATGTCGCGGTCGGTGATAAAGTGGCGAAAGGTCAGTTGCTGTTTGAAGACAAAAAAACAGCTGGCGTTAAGTTTACTGCACCGGCAGCTGGCACAGTATCAGCAATTAACCGAGGTGCACAGCGGGTGTTTGAGTCGCTGGTGATTGACCTCGAAGGTGATGAAAAAGTCAGCTTCAACAGTTATGCGGCAGCCGATTTAGCCAATCTAGGCAAACAGGCTGTGCAGTCACAGCTGGTAGAGTCGGGCGCCTGGACTAGCCTGCGAACGCGTCCATACTCAAAAGTACCAGCACTTGACGTTGACTATGATGCAGTATTCATCAACGCCATGGATACCAATCCGCTCGCAGCAAACCCCCTCGATATTATTAACGCGGATGCAGAAAGCCAAGCTGCCTATGTTGCCGGGGTGGA